From Xiphophorus hellerii strain 12219 chromosome 20, Xiphophorus_hellerii-4.1, whole genome shotgun sequence, the proteins below share one genomic window:
- the LOC116709840 gene encoding tRNA-splicing endonuclease subunit Sen2-like, with translation MQAEFRPPRRRNRVYEDYKAPLPLIRNRQDRKHYRGELVHQQVLVCHPDHIQSIHSQGYFGKGVLSRARPEHSISDQWEQHKGVLLPVISQSRYEELLRWAEAELSSQRLDEEAANQTLLALTETVEEEEEANGAVEEEPRGGACVQMKRLGAESEPEERNCRSDPQNLDLDSEPDSDSDSDPGSGLRVPGPGYVLVDLEAQDGGRAREVRRSPLALTEYLQLSLEEAFFLVYSLGVLSVYQEQEPLSVVELWRKFRLLRPDFVSSYAAYHHFRSRGWVPKGGGGAKYGVDLMLYRKGPPFYHSSYSVVVERTGESLGGAALRPFSWRSLAALSRITSTVSKELMLCYIIYPTDLSEDDLDSPVCLSRLKVQEVIVSRWVSSRERAEQDDI, from the exons ATGCAGGCGGAGTTCCGGCCTCCTCGGAGGAGGAACCGGGTTTATGAGGACTACAAGGCTCCGCTGCCGCTGATCCGGAACCGGCAGGACAGGAAGCATTACCGGGGGGAGCTGGTCCACCAGCAGGTTCTGGTCTGCCATCCGGACCACATCCAGAGCATCCACAGCcag GGATACTTTGGGAAAGGGGTTCTGTCCAGAGCCCGACCGGAACACAGCATTTCCGACCAATGGGAGC AACACAAAGGTGTGCTTCTACCTGTCATCTCTCAGTCCAG GTATGAAGAGCTGCTCAGGTGGGCAGAGGCGGAGCTTTCTTCTCAGCGATTGGATGAAGAGGCGGCCAATCAGACGCTGCTGGCTCTGACTGAGActgtggaggaggaagaagaggcaAATGGAGCAGTAGAAGAAGAGCCAAGGGGCGGAGCCTGTGTCCAAATGAAGAGGCTAGGGGCGGAGTCAGAGCCAGAGGAGAGAAACTGCAG GTCCGACCCAcagaacctggacctggacTCAGAACCGGACTCTGACTCCGACTCTGATCCCGGTTCTGGTCTCCGTGTTCCAGGTCCTGGTTACGTCCTGGTGGACCTGGAGGCTCAG GATGGAGGCAGAGCCAGGGAGGTGAGGCGGAGTCCTCTGGCTCTTACAGAGTACCTGCAGCTGAGCCTGGAGGAG GCCTTCTTCCTGGTCTACAGCCTTGGTGTTCTGTCTGTCTACCAGGAGCAG GAGCCCCTGTCAGTCGTGGAGCTGTGGAGGAAGTTTCGGTTGCTGCGTCCTGACTTTGTCAGCTCCTACGCTGCGTACCATCACTTCCGCAGCAGGGGATGGGTCCCTAAGGGAGGAGGCGGGGCCAAATACGGCGTTGATCTCA tGCTCTACAGGAAGGGACCACCTTTCTACCACTCCAG CTATTCGGTGGTGGTGGAGAGGACCGGCGAATCGTTGGGGGGGGCGGCGCTGCGCCCGTTTTCCTGGCGCTCTCTGGCAGCTCTCAGCAGGATCACATCCACTGTCTCCAAG GAGCTGATGCTGTGTTACATCATCTACCCAACTGATCTATCAGAGGATGACCTGGATTCACCTGTGTGCCTGAGCAGATTAAAGGTTCAG GAAGTGATCGTCAGCAGGTGGGTTTCCTCCAGAGAGCGAGCAGAGCAGGACgacatctga
- the LOC116709843 gene encoding RNA-binding protein 39-like isoform X1: protein MMADDLDIEAMLEAPFRKEDGKNQSPEGQEERSKRKKRSRSRDRKRSRSRDKKRSRSRERKGSRSRDRRRSRSRERRRSRSRERGGRYKDHHKHRRRSRSKSPIRKEKSPARLPLDNLTPEERDARTVFCMQLAARIRPRDLEEFFSAVGKVRDVRMISDRNSRRSKGIAYIEFVEASSVPLAIGLTGQRLLGVPIIVQASQAEKNRAAAAAAANSLQKGTFGPMRLYVGSLHFNITEEMLRGIFEPFGRIENIQLMMDSETGRSKGFGFITFADAECAKKALEQLNGFELAGRPMKVGHVTERTDAAAASSFLDNDELDRSGVDLGTTGRLQLMARLAEGTGLQIPPAAQQALQMSGAIAIGALAAVSAAMNPPLTMNMSTPALNLPSQPLATHCFQLSNMFNPNSENVPGWELDIQHDVIEECNKHGGVVHIYVDKNSAEGNVYVKCPSIPSAMAAVNALHGRYFGGKMITAAYVPLPTYHNLFPESATATQLLVPPARR from the exons ATGATGGCGGACGACCTGGACATCGAGGCGATGCTGGAGGCTCCATTCAGGAAG GAGGATGGGAAGAACCAGAGCCCTGAAGGACAGGAGGAGCGCAGCAAGAG GAAGAAGCGCAGCCGCAGCAGAGACAGGAAACGCAGCCGCAGTCGGGATAAGAAGAGGAGCCGCAGCCGCGAGCGCAAAGGCAGCCGCAGCCGCGACCGACGCAGGAGCCGCAGCCGGGAGCGCAGACGCAGCCGCAGCCGGGAGCGGGGGGGCCGCTACAAAGACCACCACAAGCA CCGCAGACGGTCGAGGAGCAAGAGTCCAATCAGGAAGGAGAAAAGCCCAGCCAG GCTGCCGCTGGACAACCTGACTCCGGAGGAGCGGGACGCCCGCACCGTGTTCTGCATGCAGCTGGCGGCCCGGATACGACCCCGCGACCTGGAGGAGTTCTTCTCTGCTGTGGGGAAG GTTCGGGATGTGAGGATGATCTCTGACAGGAACTCACGGAGGTCAAAGGGCATCGCCTACATTGAGTTTGTGGAGGCCAGCTCGGTTCCTCTGGCCATCGGCCTGACGGGTCAGAGGCTGCTGGGGGTTCCCATCATCGTCCAGGCCTCACAG gcagAGAAGAACCgagctgctgccgctgctgcagcCAATAGCCTTCAGAAGGGAACGTTTGGCCCGATGCGGCTCTACGTCGGCTCGCTGCACTTCAACATCACAGAGGAGATGCTGAGAGGAATCTTTGAGCCATTTGGACGG ATTGAAAACATCCAGCTGATGATGGACAGCGAGACGGGCCGATCTAAAGGCTTCGGCTTCATCACG TTTGCAGACGCGGAGTGCGCCAAGAAGGCACTGGAGCAGCTGAACGGCTTCGAGCTGGCGGGCCGGCCCATGAAGGTGGGTCACGTGACCGAGCGTACCGACGCCGCCGCCGCTTCCTCCTTCCTGGACAACGATGAGCTGGACCGGTCTGGCGTGGACCTGGGAACCACGGGGCGGCTGCAGCTGATGGCCCGGCTGGCTGAAG GTACGGGCCTGCAGATCCCTCCTGCCGCTCAGCAGGCACTGCAGATGAGTGGCGCCATCGCCATCGGCGCGCTGGCGGCCGTGTCAG CTGCCATGAATCCACCTCTGACCATGAACATGAGCACTCCGGCGCTTAACCTGCCGTCTCAGCCACTCGCCACTCACTGTTTCCAGCTGTCCAACATGTTCAACCCCAACAG TGAGAATGTGCCGGGCTGGGAGCTGGACATCCAGCACGACGTCATCGAGGAGTGCAACAAACACGGAGGAGTCGTCCACATCTACGTCGACAAGAACTCAGCCGAG GGGAACGTTTATGTGAAGTGCCCGTCCATCCCGTCTGCCATGGCCGCCGTTAACGCTCTGCACGGCAGGTACTTTGGAG GTAAAATGATCACAGCGGCGTACGTCCCCCTGCCTACCTACCACAACCTGTTCCCAGAGTCTGCCACTGCCACGCAGCTGCTGGTTCCACCAGCCAGGCGGTGA
- the LOC116709843 gene encoding RNA-binding protein 39-like isoform X2, translating into MMADDLDIEAMLEAPFRKEDGKNQSPEGQEERSKRKKRSRSRDRKRSRSRDKKRSRSRERKGSRSRDRRRSRSRERRRSRSRERGGRYKDHHKHRRRSRSKSPIRKEKSPARLPLDNLTPEERDARTVFCMQLAARIRPRDLEEFFSAVGKVRDVRMISDRNSRRSKGIAYIEFVEASSVPLAIGLTGQRLLGVPIIVQASQAEKNRAAAAAAANSLQKGTFGPMRLYVGSLHFNITEEMLRGIFEPFGRIENIQLMMDSETGRSKGFGFITFADAECAKKALEQLNGFELAGRPMKVGHVTERTDAAAASSFLDNDELDRSGVDLGTTGRLQLMARLAEGTGLQIPPAAQQALQMSGAIAIGALAAVSAAMNPPLTMNMSTPALNLPSQPLATHCFQLSNMFNPNRVCVVFQ; encoded by the exons ATGATGGCGGACGACCTGGACATCGAGGCGATGCTGGAGGCTCCATTCAGGAAG GAGGATGGGAAGAACCAGAGCCCTGAAGGACAGGAGGAGCGCAGCAAGAG GAAGAAGCGCAGCCGCAGCAGAGACAGGAAACGCAGCCGCAGTCGGGATAAGAAGAGGAGCCGCAGCCGCGAGCGCAAAGGCAGCCGCAGCCGCGACCGACGCAGGAGCCGCAGCCGGGAGCGCAGACGCAGCCGCAGCCGGGAGCGGGGGGGCCGCTACAAAGACCACCACAAGCA CCGCAGACGGTCGAGGAGCAAGAGTCCAATCAGGAAGGAGAAAAGCCCAGCCAG GCTGCCGCTGGACAACCTGACTCCGGAGGAGCGGGACGCCCGCACCGTGTTCTGCATGCAGCTGGCGGCCCGGATACGACCCCGCGACCTGGAGGAGTTCTTCTCTGCTGTGGGGAAG GTTCGGGATGTGAGGATGATCTCTGACAGGAACTCACGGAGGTCAAAGGGCATCGCCTACATTGAGTTTGTGGAGGCCAGCTCGGTTCCTCTGGCCATCGGCCTGACGGGTCAGAGGCTGCTGGGGGTTCCCATCATCGTCCAGGCCTCACAG gcagAGAAGAACCgagctgctgccgctgctgcagcCAATAGCCTTCAGAAGGGAACGTTTGGCCCGATGCGGCTCTACGTCGGCTCGCTGCACTTCAACATCACAGAGGAGATGCTGAGAGGAATCTTTGAGCCATTTGGACGG ATTGAAAACATCCAGCTGATGATGGACAGCGAGACGGGCCGATCTAAAGGCTTCGGCTTCATCACG TTTGCAGACGCGGAGTGCGCCAAGAAGGCACTGGAGCAGCTGAACGGCTTCGAGCTGGCGGGCCGGCCCATGAAGGTGGGTCACGTGACCGAGCGTACCGACGCCGCCGCCGCTTCCTCCTTCCTGGACAACGATGAGCTGGACCGGTCTGGCGTGGACCTGGGAACCACGGGGCGGCTGCAGCTGATGGCCCGGCTGGCTGAAG GTACGGGCCTGCAGATCCCTCCTGCCGCTCAGCAGGCACTGCAGATGAGTGGCGCCATCGCCATCGGCGCGCTGGCGGCCGTGTCAG CTGCCATGAATCCACCTCTGACCATGAACATGAGCACTCCGGCGCTTAACCTGCCGTCTCAGCCACTCGCCACTCACTGTTTCCAGCTGTCCAACATGTTCAACCCCAACAG agtgtgtgttgtgtttcaGTGA
- the LOC116709842 gene encoding pyruvate dehydrogenase [acetyl-transferring]-phosphatase 1, mitochondrial-like, which translates to MLRRSGAQTRRCWLEIQQSCYLSSAPAPPELRRLHYPASSRSRQGQAGQESGQLSPAQINRILKANEHSHTLPRGPASHGVLGFHSNTLPSNHPSEDRRSSATCLLGRGGVLFGVFDGHAGPSCAQAISQRLFYYFTVAMLPLRTLQELDRAVEEDRAVPPLLEWHKHPQDHSSLDGGAISFHSLRNYWQERLDEDDEEDNEDDGRVTSALMDAFRRLDYDVSVEAQVHLSLSSPRRVSIPGEGFSLSSPLRVALSGSTACVVHVSNGVLHVANLGDSRAVLGVQEGDGRWSALSLTNDHNAQNPEELQRILGEHPASERKTVVRHDRLLGLLLPFRAFGDVRFKWSPEMLSRLYDTRPDVLSAVSESVRTLPPHYLTPPYLSAQPEVTRHLMKPADKFLVLATDGLWELMHRQTVVQLVGDHVAGLQQQRPIVPSADTTLGSLQRLLLERRGRVQSVLEDQNVATHLLRHTLGDDGYGSVDQNRLARMLSLPADLARRCVWVPVRPGR; encoded by the exons ATGCTTCGAAGAAGCGGAGCCCAAACTAGAAGATGCTGGTTGGAGATCCAGCAATCTTGCTATCTGTCCTCCGCTCCAGCACCACCTGAACTCCGTAGATTGCATTACCCAGCAAGCAGCAGAAGCAGACAGGGCCAGGCGGGCCAGGAGTCGGGTCAGCTGAGCCCGGCACAGATCAACAGAATCTTGAAG GCCAACGAACACAGCCACACCCTGCCCAGAGGCCCCGCCTCCCATGGAGTGCTGGGTTTCCATAGCAACACACTTCCCTCTAACCACCCCAGTGAGGATCGACGGAGCAGCGCCACCTGCCTGCTGGGTCGGGGCGGGGTTCTGTTCGGTGTGTTTGACGGCCATGCAGGTCCGTCATGTGCTCAGGCCATCAGCCAGAGGCTCTTCTACTACTTCACTGTGGCCATGCTGCCACTGAGAACGCTGCAGGAACTGGACCGGGCCGTGGAGGAGGACCGGGCGGTACCACCGCTGTTGGAGTGGCACAAACACCCCCAGGATCACAGCAGCCTCGATGGCGGCGCCATCTCCTTCCACAGCCTCAGGAACTACTGGCAGGAGAGGCTGGATGAGGATGACGAAGAGGACAACGAG GATGATGGCAGAGTGACATCAGCACTGATGGATGCGTTCAGACGTCTAGACTATGATGTGTCTGTGGAGGCTCAGGTTCACCTGTCCCTGTCCTCTCCCAG ACGGGTGTCCATCCCTGGGGAAGGCTTTTCTCTGTCCTCTCCCCTCCGGGTGGCGCTGTCAGGCTCTACTGCTTGTGTTGTTCACGTCTCCAACGGCGTCCTGCATGTGGCCAACCTGGGGGACAGTCGGGCAGTCCTTGGAGTCCAAGAAGGGGACGGGCGCTGGTCGGCGCTGAGCCTCACCAACGACCACAATGCTCAGAACCCTGAAGAGCTACAAAGGATTCTGGGGGAGCACCCGGCTTCGGAGAGGAAGACGGTGGTCCGTCATGACAGGCTGCTGGGTCTGCTGCTACCCTTCAGGGCTTTCGGAGACGTTCGCTTCAAATGGAGCCCGGAGATGCTCAGTCGACTTTACGACACACGTCCAGATGTCCTGTCTGCCGTCAGCGAGTCGGTGCGGACTCTGCCGCCTCATTACCTGACCCCGCCCTACCTGAGCGCCCAACCTGAGGTCACGCGACACCTCATGAAGCCTGCAGACAAGTTTCTGGTCCTGGCAACGGATGGACTGTGGGAGCTCATGCACCGGCAGACGGTGGTCCAGCTGGTTGGAGACCATGTGGCAG GTCTTCAGCAGCAGAGGCCCATCGTCCCCAGCGCTGACACCACCCTGGGCAGCCtgcagcgcctcctgctggagCGGAGGGGTCGAGTCCAGTCGGTCCTGGAGGACCAGAACGTGGCCACCCACCTGCTGCGCCACACCCTGGGTGATGACGGGTACGGATCCGTGGACCAGAACCGCTTGGCCCGGATGCTGAGTCTGCCAGCAGATCTGGCCCGCAG GTGTGTGTGGGTACCTGTGAGGCCTGGACGATGA
- the LOC116709740 gene encoding pre-mRNA-splicing factor ISY1 homolog isoform X1, giving the protein MARNAEKAMTALARFRQAQLEEGKVKERRPFLASECSELPKAEKWRRQIISEISKKVAQIQNAGLGEFRIRDLNDEINKLLREKGHWEVRIKELGGPDYRRFGPRMLDHEGKEVPGNRGYKYFGAARDLPGVRELFETEPTPAQRKTRGELMKDVDAEYYGYRDEDDGVLLPLEAEYERKALSEAVQKWRTEKESRVQQEEEEEESIYTVHNEEVEDEENREETEGEEGVGFIAHVPVPSQKEVEEALVRRKKMELLQRYASETLQAQSQEARTLLGL; this is encoded by the exons ATG GCGAGGAACGCTGAGAAGGCCAT GACGGCTCTGGCCCGCTTCAGGCAGGCTCAGTTGGAGGAGGGGAAAGTCAAG GAGAGGAGACCCTTCCTGGCTTCAGAGTGCAGCGAACTTCCAAAGGCCGAGAAATGGAGAAGACAG atcatcagTGAAATCTCCAAGAAGGTCGCTCAGATCCAGAATG CTGGTCTCGGGGAGTTCCGGATCCGGGATCTGAATGATGAGATCAACAAGCTGCTGAGGGAGAAAGGTCACTGGGAGGTCCGGATCAAGGAGCTGGGCGGACCCGACTACAGG cggTTCGGGCCGAGGATGTTGGACCACGAGGGGAAAGAGGTTCCGGGGAACCGCGGCTACAAATACTTTGGCGCTGCCAGAGACCTTCCTGGAGTCAGAGAGCTGTTCGAGACCGAAC CCACCCCGGCCCAGAGGAAGACGAGGGGGGAGCTGATGAAGGACGTGGACGCAGAGTACTACGGCTACCGGGACGAAGACGACGGCGTGCTGCTGCCGCTGGAGGCCGAGTACGAGAGgaaag ccTTGTCGGAGGCGGTGCAGAAGTGGAGGACAGAGAAGGAGTCACGTGttcagcaggaggaggaggaggaggagagcatCTACACCGTCCACAACGAAGAG GTGGAGGATGAGGAAAATCGGGAGGAGACGGAGGGAGAGGAAGGAGTCGGCTTCATCGCTCATGTTCCGGTTCCGTCTCAGAAAGAG GTGGAGGAGGCGCTGGTCCGGAGGAAGAagatggagctgctgcagcgctACGCCAGCGAGACGCTTCAGGCTCAAAGCCAGGAGGCCAGAACTCTGCTGGGACTCTGA
- the LOC116709740 gene encoding pre-mRNA-splicing factor ISY1 homolog isoform X2, translating to MEKTGTNRTLIISEISKKVAQIQNAGLGEFRIRDLNDEINKLLREKGHWEVRIKELGGPDYRRFGPRMLDHEGKEVPGNRGYKYFGAARDLPGVRELFETEPTPAQRKTRGELMKDVDAEYYGYRDEDDGVLLPLEAEYERKALSEAVQKWRTEKESRVQQEEEEEESIYTVHNEEVEDEENREETEGEEGVGFIAHVPVPSQKEVEEALVRRKKMELLQRYASETLQAQSQEARTLLGL from the exons ATGGAGAAGACAGGTACCAACAGAACCCTG atcatcagTGAAATCTCCAAGAAGGTCGCTCAGATCCAGAATG CTGGTCTCGGGGAGTTCCGGATCCGGGATCTGAATGATGAGATCAACAAGCTGCTGAGGGAGAAAGGTCACTGGGAGGTCCGGATCAAGGAGCTGGGCGGACCCGACTACAGG cggTTCGGGCCGAGGATGTTGGACCACGAGGGGAAAGAGGTTCCGGGGAACCGCGGCTACAAATACTTTGGCGCTGCCAGAGACCTTCCTGGAGTCAGAGAGCTGTTCGAGACCGAAC CCACCCCGGCCCAGAGGAAGACGAGGGGGGAGCTGATGAAGGACGTGGACGCAGAGTACTACGGCTACCGGGACGAAGACGACGGCGTGCTGCTGCCGCTGGAGGCCGAGTACGAGAGgaaag ccTTGTCGGAGGCGGTGCAGAAGTGGAGGACAGAGAAGGAGTCACGTGttcagcaggaggaggaggaggaggagagcatCTACACCGTCCACAACGAAGAG GTGGAGGATGAGGAAAATCGGGAGGAGACGGAGGGAGAGGAAGGAGTCGGCTTCATCGCTCATGTTCCGGTTCCGTCTCAGAAAGAG GTGGAGGAGGCGCTGGTCCGGAGGAAGAagatggagctgctgcagcgctACGCCAGCGAGACGCTTCAGGCTCAAAGCCAGGAGGCCAGAACTCTGCTGGGACTCTGA